One window of Quercus robur chromosome 5, dhQueRobu3.1, whole genome shotgun sequence genomic DNA carries:
- the LOC126728121 gene encoding uncharacterized protein LOC126728121 has protein sequence MIVIDLDQGPPSKSFLCDKDYHHERRSRNSSSKGLGNDAMSKALNQISKSPFTRRIEGRRLPRWFTQPSFTMYNGQTNPVEHVSYFNQRMVVHSKNEALMCKVFPSSLGPVVMRWFDGLGASSIDSFKELTRVFGSCFITCSRVSRPLDSLLSISTREMETLKTYSDKYWKMFNEIDGDFDDVAIRTFKVSLPTEHDLRKSLTKKSVRSVRRLMNRIDEYKQVEED, from the coding sequence ATGATAGTTATAGACCTAGATCAAGGACCTCCTAGTAAGTCTTTCTTGTGTGATAAGGACTACCACCATGAGCGCAGAAGCAGGAACTCATCTTCCAAAGGCTTGGGAAATGACGCGATGAGCAAAGCGCTcaaccaaatttccaaatcacCTTTCACGCGCAGAATTGAGGGAAGGAGACTTCCTCGGTGGTTCACTCAGCCCTCATTCACCATGTATAATGGTCAAACAAACCCTGTGGAACATGTAAGCTACTTCAACCAGAGAATGGTTGTGCACTCCAAgaatgaggccttgatgtgtaaggtattcccATCCAGCTTAGGGCCTGTGgtgatgaggtggtttgatggcctAGGTGCAAGTTCCATTGATTCCTTTAAGGAGCTCACTCGAGTGTTTGGATCTTGTTTTATTACGTGTAGTAGGGTTTCTCGCCCTTTAGATTCCCTGTTATCCATTTCCACGCGAGAAATGGAGACCCTAAAAACGTACTCAGACAAATACTGGAAGATGTTCAATGAGATTGATGGGGACTTTGATGATGTGGCTATAAGGACTTTTAAGGTTAGCCTGCCTACCGAACATGATTTGAGAAAGTCTTTGACCAAGAAGTCGGTAAGGAGTGTGCGTCGGCTTATGAATCGTATTGATGAATACAAGCAAGTTGAGGAAGACTAG
- the LOC126728120 gene encoding uncharacterized protein LOC126728120, whose product MRDFRSDKYNNNRPRRDFTGKSRSTTPQVVNTVFQEPVHQVLEKIKNEPYFKWPNKMGGNLMRRNQSLHCQYHRNEGIPPRIIELCGIIWSNWSKMGGYNSFCIGPIGKETKQDQGLRGMLLRGLLWAQLMSSLLLLGKLDKIGTIQPHNDAFVITFRIGGYDVKRVLVDQGNGAKIMYPDLYKGLNLKSEDLTTYDSPLVSFDGKVIIPRGQIRMPVQASSKVVEVDFIVVDAYSPYTAIMARPWLHALGAVSSTLHLKVKYLWGTKLKMWKKAKCERMKEVVINGDSEKFFQVGAQLPPREKEELLAFLRRNIDVFT is encoded by the exons ATGAGAGATTTCAGGTCGGacaaatacaataataacaGGCCCAGAAGAGATTTTACTGGGAAATCTAGGTCGACGACTCCTCAGGTGGTTAACACGGTGTTTCAAGAGCCAGTACATCAAGTCCTagagaagatcaagaatgagccatacttcaaatggccaaacaaaatgggagGAAACCTCATGAGGCGCAACCAAAGTCTTCATTGTCAGTACCACAGGAATGAGGGCATACCACCGAGGATTATAGAACTCTGTGGAATCATCTGGAGCAACTGGTCAAAGATGGGAGGTTACAACAGTTTTTGTATCGGCCCAATAGGCAAGGAGACCAAGCAAGATCAGGGGCTTAGGGGAATGCTTCTTCGAGGCCTCCTTTGGGcacaattaatgtcatctttgctGCTCTTGGGAAAACTG GACAAGATTGGAACCATACAACCACACAATGATGCTTTTGTGATCACGTTCCGAATAGGGGGGTACgatgtgaagagggtgttagtAGACCAAGGCAATGGTGCAAAGATTATGTACCCTGACTTGTACAAAGGGCTGAACTTGAAGTCCGAGGATTTGACAACTTATGATTCACCTTTGGTAAGTTTTGATGGGAAAGTTATCATTCCAAGGGGTCAGATTAGAATGCCCGTGCAAGCAAGTTCAAAAGTAGTagaggtggacttcattgtggtggatGCATACTCTCCCTACACGGCCATTATGgcaagaccttggcttcatgccctaGGGGCCGTTTCTTCAACTCTGCATTTGAAGGTGAAATATCTGTGGGGGACCAAATTGAAGA TGTGGAAAAAGGCAAAGTGTGAGAGGATGAAGGAAGTTGTTATAAATGGTGATTcggagaagttttttcaggtcggaGCTCAGTTGCCTCCTCGGGAGAAGGAGGAGTTGTTAGCATTTCTTAGGAGGAATATTGATGTGTTCACATAG